ACTTTTTCATTACctttttactaatatttataaaatatttaaaattacctcAATACCCAAACACAACTTTAAGTACCAACAAATTCAATCTTATCGTGCAGCGGGCcgagtcattaaaaaaaatgaaatactataattaaacattattattagaatcttgaaaaaaaaaaaagaaaaaaaaaagccatgaATCCAAAAGTAGTGCTGGTTTGGGTGAATATCAAGACCGATGTGCTTATTATTATATGaaagtgcttttttttttttttatcaaagatTCCATCATCAGTTTAATGCATTTTTGTAGTATATGTTATCTTGAAGTGActctaaattaatatttgagcCGTTTCCAAAAGACACCGACCAAAACCTGAACCATCACCGTGGGCTGGAGATGATTCATTCTCCCTCTTCAACTTGTTCTTACAAGATAGGCTTCAAcacataagaaaaaaattcttagGTGCCTGCTCAATGGTGTTCAAACTTGCACCTAACCTTAGCCAGAGATCCAAACCCTCTATTGGCTTAGACTGAGGAAGATAGTGTCTAATATTCATACTTCTTCTGGCTAGAAGATGGAAGTTAGTGAAATAgttagaattaaaatattttattaaacgaAAACACTACTTTGCAGCCCCAACGTGACCcgctcataaaaaaaaaaaaaaaatgatttacttaataattaagaaaatgatttttagtatattgatatatttttttatttttaaaaaatatttaaatatattaaaaatgtgaaaaaaaaaattaaaatctcaaaatgtGCTAACAGTAAATAAGAGCGGTACTCGccctttattaaattttaaaaaataaaaaagaaataatttaaataaaagtattataaaatcaaaaagttatttaaatataatttttatagatagaaTTTTTGTACTAATAAATCCCCTCTGTATATTTCGGTCACTTCGAGATCCTCGGATGATAACATGTGATTTTTTACGTTTCCCTTCGCCTGTCGCCCACTACCTATGAGACCGTTGGACTCCAATCCTCTTCCCAATATGCCCCCACAACGTTCATCTCCTAACGGAAAGGTTAAGGTCATTATCGTAAGAAAGAAAAACCGACCAACGGACCAACAGGTATCGCCCCGTCTCTTCAGAGAGTTGGAAGCTTTTGAAAAGTGTCTGACGTTGTTATAGCGAATCCTTCACTGACAGTCGCCAGGGAGAACTTGAATCCACAATGCTGGACGGACTTCTTGGCCGTGGGTTCGCCTCCAAATGGTTTTTCCTCAAATCTCTCTTTCTCATCGctgttttttttattcaatctctATCGCTGTTTTATATCAATATACGTGGTCCTCGGATTATTATTTCTTTCCTAAAGTTTGGTTTTTGCTTGTGGTTTATAGTAAGCCGTTGATTAAATTGACCAAGACTCGGATAGATGTGGTTCGGAGGAAGAGAAAGGCGACTGAGAAGTTTCTGAAGAAAGATATCGCTGATTTGCTTGCCAATGGCCTCGATATCAATGCTTATCAGAGGGTAAATTCTTCCTGCTTTTGGCCTTTTGAGTTTCGGTCTTTTTTAGGGAATCTCGGTCACTGTCGTTTGTCTGGGCTGAGAAAGTTCAGCGAGAGAACAATAGCTCAAGGTCGTGAGTtcttcagttttattattttttaaaaatgaaaagcgCGCAAGTGATATGAAAATGCATATTGCTTGGATGAAGAAATCACTTCTTGGGAAAAATGTTTTAAGGCGACAACAAGTTTCTTTGAACATTAGAAGATACTACATATACTAACCAGCTTTGGAGAGAATTGGAAATTTTTGAATTGAGATATAACTTCTGCCTCCAAAGGttccagtttttgtttttggtaggAACCTGATAGCACTTCTAGATTTTGCCAACGGCTCTGTTGTTGAGCTGTTAAATGATCTGTGTTTGGCGTGTTCTGTACTCAAAGAAATGCTGTTGTTTCTTGCGAGGTGGTGAACCAGGCTGATGGACTTCTAGTTGAATTGATGCTTTCTTCGTGTTATGATTTCGTTGAGCAATCATGCGATTTGGTATTGAAACATCTTTCAATAATGCAAAAACAGAGGTATGGGTTGCTCTTTGCTGTTACAATTGCAGATGAATTATTTTGTGGCTTTAAATTGTCGTCCAAGATTTCATGATAAGCCAATATTGGATGCTAGCTATATGATAAgtatatatttaatgtatgaatccatatttatatatctagTACCATACTGGCTGGAGAATTCACTTCATATGCAACATTGCCAAGATATGACATTTGTTTACATTAACCTTAACTATTTGAGTCATCTATGGATCTCGTCTGCACGGCTCATTTTGTCTGTGCATACATTTTTTGGTACCTATTTGTGGCCATACTATCAATTATGctcatctttcttttctatACACATTATACCACTGGCATATGTCGACCCATCTTAAACTACTGGGCAGCATGGATAACTACTCAAATATGAAATACATATGGACTTAGTATGAGGGCAATATATGGGTGATCCCCCGTAATCTAGGACAGAAAAGCTCTTGCAATTTATAATGATTCAAAGGGATTCCAATTGTAAGCTACTTTTTTTCTCTGTAATATTAGTAATCTTTTTGGATGTAAGTCTAGGTTTGGAGTTTTCACTAGGTCATTATCAATGGTATTGGGATCAATGCCAGCCAGCCAGCCAGAAGTGTGAATGTTGAGACATGTCATCTACAATGGAATGATCCAACGGGGACAACATGAATTTAAAGGGACAGATTGTAAGACCTCGGATTTAGGCTGAGAGGATGTTGAATAAGATCTCACATTGCCTaggaaaaagaatttattgtaatttgtaATGATTCCAAAAAGCTGTaacgttgattttttttttttttttttttggggggtatTCTCCATACATGgattgagattttccttgaatTCTTATATATTACTATCAGTTCGAGACTTATGGGTTTTAGATGAAATCTGGTGTGTATTCTTGCGGGAGCTGACATATTGAATGGTAAGTACGGATGCAGTTATGGGTTGTATACGTATAGAAAACTTTCCTGCCAATTGGATATTAAATACTTCCATCTCATTGATTGTTAAGCTGGATCGTATAACTATTGGGTATGCTTTGATCTACATTAGATATTTAGGTTTGGGGCCaaagaattctcatctcaaacttaaaattctcatattatcATTACACCTTtcccaaatccccatacaaaatataataaataattcaactttttcaaatcccaatacaactttttcaaatcccaaaataataatattattaaaaataatattttaaattctcatctctacccCCAAAATTCTTTGTGGATTAAGAAATCTGATTGAGGTACTGAGTATCGTTCGGTGGTATTTTGGATGTCACCTAGTGTAAATTCATGATTTGGTGATTAAATGTATGTGATTACCATAGATTTGTGCCGAGACATATTGCACTTATCACAACAAAACGTGCCTGGACATATTTCTAGTTTTGATTGCGTATCTTAGGATGCTAATAGGTCCTaccttactatatatatatttaggatgAAAGATCTGACTGTCATACCCTACTGAGCCATTTCAcctcatatttgttatttgaCCTTAGATGATCATGTTATGATACATGTTCTGAACTCTAAAGGGcgggaatgttcatgagtttctATTTTCCTTATAGCCCACTAGAATGTAACTAGGTCTCTCActctttgtatacttcctgtgtacttgggcattgcctagtttcctcatattcaataaagattattacttatgaaaaaaaaaatgatacatgTTCTGAACTTCTCTGGGTtgccttttattttctctcaaatCTTCTGTTTGGAATCTCTTTCACTTAACCATCTTTCTATTCTTCTTTACAGGGAATGCCCTGAGGATTATAGGGAGGCTGTATCATCCCTTATGTTTGCTGCTGCAAGATTTTCAGAATTGCCAGAATTACGCAAACTTAGGCAAATATTTCAAGATAGATATGGGAATTCCCTGGAATTATATGTGAATCAAGAGGTAATTCTTTATGAACCTGCTCTTAATAAAATAACCATAAGTTAAgagtttatgatttttcaagTTCTAATTGGCTGAGTTGCTCATTAATAGTTTGTTGAGAATTCTGCTTCAAAGCCATCTACATTAGAGAAGAAAGTTCAGCTAATGCAAGACATAGTGCTAGAGTATTCGATAACTTGGGACTCCAAGGCTTTTGAGAAGAGGATGTATAGACCCTCTACATGTGTACAGGTGTGCCATTATGCATTCtatgattttatagatatagctGGAAGACAGAAGAACCAGAGAGCATATCTTGGGATCGTTAAGAGCATTCTGTTTGTctggctttttattttttatttttggaaaattttcttTGCAGTCAAATGGCTATTCTCAAAATATCTTCCacatatttgaatttttgtgCCATTTCTGCATTTAACTGCAGGAGCAACCTACAAACTATGGTTCTTTCAATGTCACTACCAATAAAAACGAACCATATAATGGTATGGGAACCATCCCAAGAGGAGAAAAGCCTAATGTTTCATTTAAAGAAAGACTTGAGGTTACTAATGATGGGCGTGGATTGTGCAATGGCCTCGAAGGTACCATATCAAAAAGAGAACTGGACATTCAGTCTAGACATGAACTTTCTGGCAAGGGATACGATATGCTTAATTACATAGAACGAGATATCCCGAAAAAGGATGGTCATGACATTTCGTACCAAGGAAGGCAGGAGGTTGTCAATGGCAAGCATGAAGCATGGAATTTGAAGGGAGATGCCACCGCAAAACCAGTTACATCTGGAACTTCATCTCGGAAAAAACCAGTCATTGACGGTCGACCCAGGTTGCTTATTGGTAGGGAGAACAAGTCTCCCGCAAATGACTGCAGAGGATCCTTATTACATGGAAAGCCAGAAATTTATCCTAGTTTTGCAGGACAGCAGTCGAAGGGCAATGCTAAGGAACCGTTAGCAGGTAATAATCATTCTGGTCAACATGATGTCACAAAGTCagtgaagaaatttgagaaggGTGTAATAATCGACAATGTGAAGCCCCAATACAATAAGGCTCCCTCTCGACAGCAGTCGAAGGGCAATGCTAAGGAACCGTTAGCAGGTAATAATCATGCTGGTCAACATGATGTTACAAAGTCagtgaagaaatttgagaaggATGTAATAATCGACAATGTGAAGCCCCAATACAATAAGGCTCCCTCTCGACAGCAGTCGAAGGGCAATGCTAAGGAACCTTTAGCAGGTAATAATCATGCTGGTCAACATGATGTTACAAAGTCagtgaagaaatttgagaaggATGTAATAATCGACAACGTGAAGCCCCAATACAATAAGGCTCCCCCTCCTTATGTTAAGCCTAATCTTAAAGCAAAGACTAGCAAATCTGGACCCAATTTAGGATCTTCAATGGCTGGTTTTGGCAGTAGTGTAGCCCTTACAGACACTTCAATGCGCAAGGGAGGCAGAGCTACTAATACTTCAGAGAGGATCCAATTACGTT
The genomic region above belongs to Carya illinoinensis cultivar Pawnee chromosome 4, C.illinoinensisPawnee_v1, whole genome shotgun sequence and contains:
- the LOC122308294 gene encoding uncharacterized protein LOC122308294; translation: MLDGLLGRGFASKCKPLIKLTKTRIDVVRRKRKATEKFLKKDIADLLANGLDINAYQRADGLLVELMLSSCYDFVEQSCDLVLKHLSIMQKQRECPEDYREAVSSLMFAAARFSELPELRKLRQIFQDRYGNSLELYVNQEFVENSASKPSTLEKKVQLMQDIVLEYSITWDSKAFEKRMYRPSTCVQEQPTNYGSFNVTTNKNEPYNGMGTIPRGEKPNVSFKERLEVTNDGRGLCNGLEGTISKRELDIQSRHELSGKGYDMLNYIERDIPKKDGHDISYQGRQEVVNGKHEAWNLKGDATAKPVTSGTSSRKKPVIDGRPRLLIGRENKSPANDCRGSLLHGKPEIYPSFAGQQSKGNAKEPLAGNNHSGQHDVTKSVKKFEKGVIIDNVKPQYNKAPSRQQSKGNAKEPLAGNNHAGQHDVTKSVKKFEKDVIIDNVKPQYNKAPSRQQSKGNAKEPLAGNNHAGQHDVTKSVKKFEKDVIIDNVKPQYNKAPPPYVKPNLKAKTSKSGPNLGSSMAGFGSSVALTDTSMRKGGRATNTSERIQLRSDHCVHQRQVVGTASLNGHGQEKDHLDQDGVTSNSSSKLRSARRHAKSHHDHNNAGYFEDTGRFTRKPRSKGRDNSRRGLQILFDDEQYHNNEEEKILDKLLMQYSKKPSPYELGRVRKSKTNRAHHMSTDVRKSPQNGKDVPDEKPEAVPPPPRSVSLPREHTGQPEVTKKFSRAVSFQSDRSSLARHVHPKLPDYDDLAAKFAALRGK